From one Streptococcus pneumoniae genomic stretch:
- a CDS encoding C69 family dipeptidase encodes MQSKHIKGLIAATLFSTALLAAKPTEACSAFIIGKDLTEDGSYLFGRTEDYPFQNGNADHNKNFIVHEAQDYQPGEFQHDGDTGFTYEHAAHEYKYTSTPDAERGDQDATEADKAKLSAEEGFAESNLNGTYGAHGFNEHGVSMSATVTASPVAGYETGNFQKIEKVDPFTSVIQRQRQEELEETAKSSVQIEAEKASKDAKNKALTEGKTEKEAKKVAKEAAQVIYDAAIKEATDAQNKKDPSYLAPLGGLGESSMIDLVLPRVKTAREGIELIAKVLEEKGAYDGNVIMIGDKKELWYMEILSGHQYVAIKYPADKYSVFPNTWSLGSVDFNDKENVIASKDVEKIAKEAGSATYDKDGNFLIARSYGPDKDSPGNRSRAYAGIKLLDPDSPIQYNDDFYDLLRTPTNPHKKFSLQDVFNLQRNRFEHLPEFKPDDEAPKDLKYNRRIGHDVYKYALGNKNVINAHVYQINPNLPTEFGGIAWLGFGQTRNTPYVPYYGNITETPKEFHPQSTEYDTNSWYWTVQNIDKLTSEHYDLFGNTIQKRWKAIEELEIARQDKMNAFYTEAGLSPEQASRMVTADFLRLAETMFKEMKTVEKKLQAAIDGDKEALAWLQSLDNLPVLPEPHLYKLESTGSQPVSYNPPSAPLSHFIQRGQTQKTHVQALGSKATNKQDTKPLSKDEAPAVSDSSKSLPQTNGHTSSMIESLGLILLTLSGFFMKKGKKEN; translated from the coding sequence ATGCAATCCAAACATATCAAAGGGCTCATCGCAGCAACCCTATTTTCAACCGCCTTATTAGCAGCTAAACCAACAGAAGCCTGTTCAGCTTTCATCATCGGAAAAGACTTGACTGAAGACGGCTCCTATCTTTTTGGACGTACGGAAGATTATCCTTTCCAAAATGGAAATGCTGACCACAACAAAAATTTCATTGTTCATGAAGCACAAGATTATCAACCAGGGGAATTTCAACATGATGGCGACACAGGATTTACCTATGAACACGCTGCTCACGAATACAAATACACCTCAACACCTGACGCGGAACGGGGAGACCAAGACGCGACTGAGGCAGACAAGGCAAAACTAAGTGCTGAAGAAGGCTTTGCAGAAAGCAATCTCAACGGTACTTATGGCGCTCATGGTTTCAATGAACATGGAGTCTCTATGTCAGCCACTGTCACTGCAAGCCCAGTTGCTGGATATGAAACAGGAAATTTCCAAAAGATTGAAAAAGTTGATCCATTTACCAGCGTCATTCAGCGACAACGCCAAGAAGAGCTAGAGGAAACCGCAAAATCCAGTGTTCAAATAGAAGCTGAAAAAGCTAGCAAAGACGCTAAAAATAAAGCCCTAACAGAAGGCAAAACAGAAAAAGAAGCAAAGAAAGTCGCCAAAGAAGCTGCTCAAGTCATCTACGACGCAGCCATCAAAGAAGCCACAGACGCCCAAAATAAAAAAGATCCAAGCTATCTCGCACCATTAGGTGGGCTGGGTGAATCTAGCATGATTGACTTGGTTCTTCCACGGGTAAAAACAGCTCGTGAAGGGATTGAGTTAATCGCTAAAGTTCTTGAAGAAAAAGGAGCCTATGATGGCAATGTCATCATGATTGGGGACAAAAAAGAGCTCTGGTATATGGAAATTTTGTCTGGTCACCAATATGTCGCCATTAAATATCCAGCCGATAAATACTCTGTTTTCCCAAATACTTGGTCACTTGGTAGCGTTGACTTTAACGACAAGGAAAATGTCATTGCGTCCAAAGATGTAGAAAAAATCGCCAAAGAAGCTGGTTCAGCTACTTATGATAAAGATGGTAACTTCCTTATCGCTCGTTCATACGGTCCAGACAAAGATTCACCAGGCAACCGTTCACGCGCCTATGCAGGAATCAAACTTTTAGACCCTGATTCACCTATCCAGTACAACGATGATTTCTATGATCTCCTTCGTACTCCGACCAATCCCCATAAAAAATTCTCGCTTCAAGACGTCTTTAACCTTCAACGCAATCGTTTTGAACACTTACCAGAATTCAAACCTGACGATGAAGCACCAAAAGACTTGAAATACAACCGCCGTATTGGACACGATGTCTATAAATACGCCCTCGGAAATAAAAATGTCATCAACGCCCATGTCTATCAAATCAATCCAAATCTCCCAACAGAGTTTGGAGGAATTGCTTGGCTAGGATTTGGTCAAACTAGAAACACACCGTACGTTCCATACTACGGAAACATCACAGAAACTCCGAAAGAATTTCATCCACAAAGTACAGAGTATGACACCAATTCTTGGTATTGGACTGTGCAAAACATTGACAAACTAACTTCTGAACATTATGACCTTTTCGGCAATACCATTCAAAAACGCTGGAAAGCTATTGAAGAATTGGAAATCGCTCGTCAAGATAAGATGAATGCATTTTACACAGAAGCTGGACTCAGTCCTGAGCAAGCCAGCAGAATGGTGACAGCTGATTTTCTTCGTTTAGCAGAAACTATGTTTAAGGAAATGAAAACTGTCGAAAAGAAACTCCAAGCTGCTATTGACGGTGATAAGGAAGCACTCGCTTGGCTCCAAAGCTTAGACAATCTGCCAGTCTTACCAGAACCTCATCTCTACAAACTCGAGTCAACAGGTAGCCAACCTGTGTCCTACAATCCACCGAGCGCACCACTCTCTCACTTTATCCAACGTGGTCAAACTCAAAAAACTCATGTTCAAGCATTGGGAAGCAAAGCAACGAACAAACAAGATACCAAACCACTTTCAAAAGACGAAGCACCTGCTGTATCAGATAGCAGCAAATCTCTACCACAAACAAATGGTCATACATCTAGTATGATTGAAAGCCTCGGTCTCATACTCCTTACTCTCTCTGGATTCTTTATGAAAAAAGGGAAAAAAGAAAACTAA
- a CDS encoding IS630 transposase-related protein — translation MAYELNFRKRVIDYVTAGHTKKEACAVFGISTNTLYVWEKQLAEQGHLERKARVAKSRKIPLDQLEAYVEQHPDAFLREIAEHFNCRISSVWAALKQLGITLKKDDDLHRTK, via the coding sequence ATGGCTTACGAATTGAATTTTAGAAAACGAGTAATAGACTACGTTACTGCTGGTCACACCAAAAAAGAAGCATGTGCAGTTTTTGGTATTAGTACCAATACGTTGTATGTGTGGGAAAAACAGCTTGCAGAACAAGGACACCTAGAGCGGAAAGCACGAGTTGCCAAGTCTCGAAAAATTCCCTTAGATCAATTAGAAGCATATGTAGAGCAACACCCGGATGCTTTTTTGCGGGAAATAGCAGAACACTTTAACTGCCGTATCTCCTCTGTTTGGGCAGCTCTCAAGCAACTCGGTATCACTTTAAAAAAAGACGACGACCTACATCGAACAAAATAA
- a CDS encoding ZmpA/ZmpB/ZmpC family metallo-endopeptidase has protein sequence MSSKKKLLHQLTLSSTTLLLAASLTGWVQADETSNITPQTETEVKNSIIEDKNPSVEKTPSSTHTTETQNIALENAKILLPYADETEQTVYAEKISADDKLATTKLTSAITMQDKDIVTDVYGKEHSVNKLLLHYEDNSIEYKDLAYQKTDDDKHAHYQLDKSLKYTPKQVIAPLDDILDKLEPPLKEVTYKSTQVYQALGITENQEETMDKLYLEHSFVDVQKNVREFIKKVLINDDSIQLNNPDAIHKVVDSILENKEKVLLSLAYLNRWYDVAYGDIKSKELTIYRQDFFGMKNQPLELLLKIGSEGHKGYEPQNNYKYYARLLASFTGKSILPEFLESYREAFLPNMSNNDWFKSTSKAYIVEEPSHHVTDSSSNLYDRLKDLSRRDEYSTKKNRRRFRNMLLPLLTIPEHNLYIMNVLSTIIFGTYERYIDPELKHSSPTEYYEKIAAFEQQITDSAEKFRRHFDMWYRILPDEYKEQMKLYVPVWDSLGRYQKNPETNRYEGIWFPEYGEDSPASIQNFFGPVGAYNPYGNIKYVGAFADALEKEIVFVITGLISERGIGTLTHEMVHMYDYYTYLLRNGRRQFMWPEAFPEGFLQAPDNSDVPIIGINSVLDHTQNTDRQRFHNLNPERFQNADDLQEYMHGIFDVVYMMEYAEGMAVLDKDKAVQKKWFSKLETINIPNADGYDEGRNVKRPFTEEEWQTMSLKTIDDLVDYNVMTNRSYNPTYDKTIEFDDEHPTHLLQNGYDMITPFGPIYASAESPSSPGDLSFKRTGLELLAGKGFEKGLVPYASNQYKDEAWADSIQDWSVSDPFVFRKLLPEYNGSFAAFKKAMYHERIDQLGNLKPVTIHYLEQDISVDSFETLMKLMKEAVNHDIEKELIDNSEESQVTKLEKALLDAYLKSTDDFRTSIFKEKESKPTSPEIPNKSDQPTITTESKVIGLVHEPTQIKILSTTAALNGAVDLKVQTLLTSVSELSGHDYDLYDIALFNEKGEPVQLNGEITVVIPSKGAVKQVYSVLNDMVEALPFVQSKDQKEVMFHINHFSQYALVYATTATPIIPKSPTSSSAESDKNHLIISTVKTTANNQKIAKASFKADKTLPKTNSQGSLLGLTGLLLATMGATIVIRKKQ, from the coding sequence ATGTCCTCAAAAAAGAAACTTCTTCATCAACTCACACTTAGCTCAACAACTCTCCTGTTAGCGGCTAGTCTAACTGGATGGGTACAAGCTGACGAGACAAGTAATATCACACCTCAAACAGAAACAGAGGTAAAAAATAGTATTATTGAAGATAAAAATCCCAGCGTAGAAAAAACTCCCTCTAGCACCCATACGACAGAGACTCAAAACATTGCCTTAGAAAATGCTAAAATCCTTCTACCTTATGCCGATGAAACAGAACAAACAGTCTACGCAGAAAAAATTTCCGCTGATGACAAGCTGGCAACTACTAAACTCACATCGGCTATCACCATGCAAGATAAAGATATTGTCACCGATGTCTATGGCAAGGAACATTCAGTCAATAAACTCTTGCTCCACTACGAGGATAATTCGATCGAGTACAAAGATCTTGCTTATCAAAAAACCGACGACGACAAACACGCTCACTATCAACTGGATAAATCTCTAAAGTACACACCAAAGCAAGTCATCGCTCCTCTTGACGACATTCTGGATAAACTAGAGCCCCCTTTAAAAGAAGTAACCTACAAATCTACCCAAGTCTATCAAGCTCTTGGAATCACAGAGAACCAAGAAGAAACAATGGATAAACTTTATCTGGAACACTCTTTTGTTGATGTCCAAAAAAATGTGCGTGAATTTATCAAAAAAGTTCTCATCAACGATGATTCTATCCAGCTTAACAATCCAGACGCTATCCATAAAGTAGTTGATTCTATCCTTGAAAATAAAGAGAAGGTCCTACTCAGCCTTGCTTATCTGAATCGCTGGTACGATGTCGCTTATGGAGACATCAAATCCAAAGAGCTTACCATATATCGCCAAGATTTCTTTGGTATGAAAAATCAGCCTTTGGAATTACTGTTAAAAATTGGTAGCGAAGGACATAAAGGGTACGAACCACAAAATAACTATAAATACTATGCACGCTTGCTCGCATCCTTTACAGGCAAGTCAATTCTCCCTGAATTTTTAGAAAGCTATCGTGAGGCCTTTTTGCCAAATATGAGCAACAACGATTGGTTTAAGAGCACATCAAAAGCCTATATTGTGGAAGAACCTTCTCACCATGTCACCGACTCATCTAGCAATCTTTACGATCGACTCAAAGACCTATCTCGTCGCGACGAATATAGCACCAAGAAAAATCGACGACGTTTTCGAAATATGCTCCTACCACTGCTAACCATACCAGAGCATAATCTTTATATTATGAATGTTCTTTCTACTATTATATTTGGAACCTACGAACGCTATATTGACCCAGAATTAAAACATTCCAGTCCAACTGAATACTACGAAAAGATAGCAGCATTCGAACAGCAAATCACAGATTCAGCCGAGAAGTTTCGACGTCATTTTGATATGTGGTATCGCATCCTTCCTGATGAATATAAGGAACAAATGAAATTATACGTTCCTGTATGGGATTCCTTAGGGCGTTACCAAAAGAATCCTGAAACCAATCGGTACGAAGGCATTTGGTTCCCAGAATACGGAGAAGATTCCCCTGCTTCTATTCAAAATTTCTTTGGACCAGTTGGAGCTTACAATCCCTATGGCAACATCAAATATGTTGGAGCTTTTGCAGATGCGTTAGAAAAAGAAATTGTCTTTGTCATCACTGGTCTCATCAGTGAACGTGGAATCGGAACGCTTACTCATGAGATGGTGCATATGTATGATTACTACACCTATCTCTTGCGTAATGGCAGACGCCAATTCATGTGGCCAGAAGCCTTTCCAGAAGGGTTCCTTCAAGCACCAGATAATAGTGATGTTCCAATTATTGGTATTAACTCCGTACTAGACCACACGCAAAATACTGACCGGCAGCGGTTCCACAATCTCAATCCTGAGCGGTTCCAAAATGCGGATGATTTGCAAGAATACATGCATGGCATATTTGATGTCGTTTACATGATGGAATATGCTGAAGGAATGGCGGTTCTTGATAAGGATAAGGCAGTTCAAAAGAAGTGGTTCAGTAAGCTTGAAACCATTAACATTCCAAATGCAGATGGATACGATGAGGGGCGCAATGTTAAACGCCCGTTTACTGAGGAAGAATGGCAAACCATGTCTCTCAAGACTATCGATGATTTGGTTGATTACAATGTCATGACCAATCGCAGCTATAATCCTACATACGATAAAACTATCGAATTTGATGATGAACATCCAACTCATCTCCTCCAAAATGGTTATGATATGATTACCCCATTTGGACCTATCTATGCTTCAGCTGAAAGTCCATCATCACCGGGAGATTTATCCTTTAAACGAACAGGACTTGAGCTACTTGCTGGCAAAGGTTTTGAAAAAGGACTGGTTCCTTATGCTTCCAATCAATACAAAGATGAAGCTTGGGCAGATAGCATTCAAGACTGGTCCGTCAGCGATCCCTTTGTCTTTAGGAAACTTCTCCCAGAATATAACGGTTCATTTGCAGCCTTTAAAAAGGCAATGTATCACGAACGTATCGATCAATTAGGAAATCTAAAACCAGTGACTATCCATTATTTAGAGCAAGATATCTCTGTTGATTCCTTTGAAACATTAATGAAGCTCATGAAAGAAGCCGTTAATCACGATATTGAAAAAGAATTAATTGATAATAGTGAAGAGTCCCAAGTAACCAAACTTGAAAAAGCGTTGCTAGACGCCTATCTCAAATCGACGGACGATTTTAGAACTTCTATTTTTAAAGAAAAAGAAAGCAAACCTACTTCACCAGAAATCCCTAACAAATCTGATCAACCAACCATAACTACTGAAAGCAAGGTCATCGGACTTGTCCATGAACCAACACAAATCAAAATATTGAGCACAACAGCCGCACTTAATGGTGCTGTGGACTTAAAGGTACAAACACTACTAACTTCAGTAAGTGAATTATCTGGTCACGACTATGACTTGTACGATATTGCTCTCTTCAATGAAAAGGGCGAACCAGTCCAACTCAATGGTGAAATCACAGTGGTCATTCCAAGCAAAGGAGCTGTCAAACAAGTCTATTCTGTCCTAAATGATATGGTAGAAGCATTGCCATTTGTTCAAAGTAAAGACCAAAAAGAAGTCATGTTTCACATCAACCACTTCAGCCAGTATGCTCTCGTATATGCTACAACGGCGACCCCAATCATTCCTAAATCTCCTACTTCTTCATCAGCAGAATCT
- a CDS encoding transposase, translated as MRRYHEVLSCFDTIPIVYIDETGIDTYLYRKRGRAPRGVKVYDKISGRRFERTSVVAGLVGQDIVAPMIYKESMTSDFFTKWFDKQLLPSLSEPHLIVMDNASFHPKARLDKLAIDKGHYFFPLPPYSPELNPIEHYWANLKHKVRELLRAGKSIYESLKYCL; from the coding sequence GTGAGACGGTATCATGAGGTTTTATCCTGCTTTGATACCATCCCTATTGTCTATATTGATGAAACAGGGATTGATACCTATCTTTACCGAAAGCGAGGTCGAGCACCTAGAGGCGTGAAGGTCTATGACAAGATAAGTGGTCGTCGTTTTGAACGTACATCTGTCGTTGCAGGGCTGGTTGGTCAGGATATTGTTGCGCCTATGATTTACAAAGAAAGCATGACAAGTGACTTTTTTACTAAGTGGTTTGACAAGCAACTCTTGCCTTCTTTGTCAGAGCCCCATCTGATTGTGATGGACAATGCTAGCTTTCACCCCAAAGCCAGGTTAGATAAACTCGCCATAGACAAAGGACATTATTTTTTTCCATTACCTCCTTATTCGCCCGAACTCAATCCAATTGAACACTATTGGGCGAATCTCAAACATAAGGTTCGGGAGCTACTTAGAGCTGGCAAGTCTATCTATGAAAGTCTAAAATACTGTTTATAG
- the secA gene encoding preprotein translocase subunit SecA produces MANILKTIIENDKGELRKLEKMAKKVISYEDEMAALSDEALKAKTEEFKERHRNGESLDDLLYEAFAVVREGAKRVLGLFPYPVQIMGGIVLHHGDVPEMRTGEGKTLTATMPVYLNAISGKGVHVVTVNEYLSERDATEMGELYSWLGLSVGINLAAKSPMEKKEAYACDITYSTNSEIGFDYLRDNMVVRAENMVQRPLNYALVDEVDSILIDEARTPLIVSGPVSSETSQLYHMADSYVKSLDKDDYIIDVQSKTIGLSDSGIDKAESYFKLDNLYDIENVALTHFIDNALRANYIMLLDIDYVVSEEQEILIVDQFTGRTMEGRRYSDGLHQAIEAKEGVPVQDETKTSASITYQNLFRMYKKLSGMTGTGKTEEEEFREIYNIRVIPIPTNRPVARIDHPDLLYPSIESKFKAVVQDVKERYQTGQPVLVGTVAVETSDYISKMLVKAGVPHEVLNAKNHYKEAQIVMNAGQRGAVTIATNMAGRGTDIKLGEGVRELGGLCVIGTERHESRRIDNQLRGRSGRQGDPGESQFYLSLEDDLMKRFGSERIKAVLDRMNLSEEESVIKSKMLTRQVEGAQKRVEGNNYDTRKQVLQYDDVMREQREIIYAERYDVITADRDLAPEIHGMIKRTINRTVDMNSHADKEEKLEAIVNFAKMNLLPEDSISEEDLEGLSDKQIKEELFERALEVYDSQIAKLRDEDAVKEFQKVLILRVVDAKWTDHIDALDQLRSSVGLRGYAQNNPIVEYQSEGFRMFNDMIGSIEFDVTRLMMKAQIHEQERPRAEHQISTTATRNIAAQNAVMPENVKIENLRRNELCPCGSGKKFKNCHGRRN; encoded by the coding sequence ATGGCAAATATTTTAAAAACAATCATTGAAAATGATAAAGGCGAATTACGAAAATTAGAAAAAATGGCCAAGAAAGTCATCAGCTATGAAGATGAAATGGCTGCTTTGTCAGACGAGGCTTTAAAAGCAAAAACAGAGGAATTCAAAGAACGTCATCGCAATGGTGAATCTTTAGATGATTTGCTTTATGAAGCTTTTGCGGTTGTCCGTGAAGGAGCAAAACGGGTGCTTGGCTTGTTCCCATATCCTGTGCAGATCATGGGAGGGATTGTTCTTCACCATGGAGATGTGCCAGAGATGCGTACTGGGGAAGGAAAGACCTTGACTGCGACCATGCCGGTTTATCTCAATGCGATTTCTGGAAAAGGCGTGCACGTTGTTACAGTCAATGAGTACCTGTCTGAACGTGATGCGACTGAAATGGGTGAGTTGTACTCTTGGCTTGGTCTATCCGTAGGGATTAACCTTGCAGCCAAATCTCCAATGGAGAAAAAAGAAGCCTATGCTTGTGATATTACTTACTCTACCAACTCAGAGATTGGATTTGACTATCTGCGGGATAACATGGTTGTCCGTGCAGAAAATATGGTTCAACGTCCGCTTAACTATGCCTTGGTCGATGAGGTAGACTCTATCTTGATTGACGAAGCGCGTACGCCTTTGATTGTATCTGGTCCTGTTTCATCTGAGACGAGTCAGCTCTACCACATGGCAGATAGCTATGTGAAATCACTTGATAAGGATGACTATATCATTGACGTTCAGTCTAAGACCATTGGTCTTTCAGACTCAGGGATTGATAAGGCAGAAAGCTACTTCAAGCTTGATAATCTCTACGATATTGAAAATGTAGCCTTGACTCACTTTATTGACAATGCCCTTCGTGCCAACTACATCATGTTGCTTGACATTGATTATGTGGTTAGCGAAGAGCAAGAGATCCTTATCGTCGATCAATTTACGGGACGTACCATGGAAGGTCGTCGCTATTCAGACGGACTTCACCAAGCGATTGAAGCCAAAGAAGGGGTACCTGTTCAGGACGAGACTAAGACTTCTGCTTCTATCACTTACCAAAATCTTTTCCGTATGTATAAGAAATTGTCAGGGATGACAGGGACTGGTAAGACTGAGGAGGAAGAATTCCGTGAAATTTACAATATCCGTGTGATTCCAATCCCAACTAACCGTCCTGTTGCTCGTATTGACCATCCAGATCTTTTGTATCCAAGTATTGAGTCTAAGTTCAAGGCAGTGGTGCAAGATGTCAAAGAGCGCTACCAAACAGGTCAACCAGTCCTTGTCGGAACGGTTGCGGTTGAAACCAGTGACTACATTTCTAAGATGTTGGTGAAAGCTGGCGTTCCTCACGAAGTCTTGAATGCGAAAAATCACTACAAAGAAGCCCAAATCGTTATGAATGCTGGACAACGTGGTGCCGTTACGATTGCGACCAATATGGCGGGACGTGGAACAGATATTAAATTGGGTGAGGGTGTGCGTGAGCTTGGTGGACTTTGTGTCATCGGAACTGAGCGCCATGAAAGCCGTCGGATTGATAACCAGTTGCGTGGACGTTCTGGTCGTCAAGGAGATCCAGGTGAGTCACAATTCTATCTATCCTTGGAAGATGATTTGATGAAACGCTTTGGCTCAGAGCGGATTAAGGCTGTTTTGGATCGCATGAATTTGAGCGAAGAAGAATCTGTGATCAAATCTAAGATGTTGACACGTCAGGTCGAAGGAGCTCAAAAACGAGTTGAAGGAAACAACTACGATACGCGTAAACAAGTCCTTCAATACGATGATGTCATGCGTGAACAACGAGAAATCATCTATGCAGAGCGCTATGATGTGATTACGGCAGACCGTGACCTCGCTCCTGAAATCCATGGAATGATTAAACGTACAATCAACCGTACAGTCGATATGAATAGCCATGCGGATAAGGAAGAGAAGCTAGAAGCGATTGTCAACTTTGCCAAGATGAATCTTTTACCAGAGGATTCTATCAGTGAAGAGGATTTGGAAGGCTTGTCTGACAAGCAAATCAAGGAAGAGTTATTTGAGCGTGCGCTGGAAGTCTATGATAGCCAAATTGCCAAACTCCGTGATGAAGATGCGGTCAAAGAATTCCAAAAAGTCTTGATTTTGCGCGTGGTTGATGCCAAGTGGACAGATCATATTGATGCGCTTGATCAGTTGAGAAGTTCTGTTGGCTTGCGTGGTTATGCACAAAATAATCCAATCGTTGAGTATCAATCAGAAGGATTCCGTATGTTTAACGATATGATTGGCTCTATCGAATTTGATGTGACGCGCTTGATGATGAAAGCACAAATTCATGAACAAGAGCGGCCACGTGCAGAGCACCAAATCAGTACCACTGCCACTCGAAATATTGCAGCGCAAAATGCTGTGATGCCAGAAAATGTGAAAATTGAAAACCTCCGTCGTAATGAATTGTGCCCATGCGGCTCTGGCAAGAAATTCAAAAATTGCCACGGACGGAGAAACTAA
- the manA gene encoding mannose-6-phosphate isomerase, class I, with the protein MAEPLFLQSVMQEKIWGGVKLRDEFGYETASEQVGEYWAISAHPNGVSTVKNGVYAGFQLDDLYREHRELFGNRKEAVFPLLTKILDANDWLSVQVHPDDDYGLEHEGELGKTECWYVIAADEGSEIIYGHKATSKEELREKIEQKDWDNLLQKVPVKAGDFFYVPSGTMHAIGKGIMILETQQSSDTTYRVYDFDRKDDAGNLRELHLEKSIDVTTIGEPANSRPVTLCVDDLRSTVLVANSFFTVYKWELTGEVEMKQTADYYLVSVLAGQGEIVIDQTSYEIRKGDHFILPNDVRSWQFKGEDLEIIASHP; encoded by the coding sequence ATGGCAGAACCGTTATTTTTACAATCCGTCATGCAAGAAAAAATCTGGGGTGGAGTGAAACTTCGTGATGAGTTTGGCTATGAGACTGCGAGTGAGCAGGTAGGAGAATATTGGGCGATATCCGCCCATCCAAATGGTGTTTCCACCGTTAAAAACGGAGTCTACGCTGGTTTTCAATTAGATGATTTGTACCGAGAGCACCGTGAACTATTTGGAAATCGTAAGGAAGCAGTTTTTCCGCTGTTGACCAAGATTTTGGATGCCAATGATTGGCTGAGTGTGCAGGTTCATCCAGATGATGACTACGGGCTTGAGCATGAGGGTGAGCTTGGCAAGACCGAATGTTGGTATGTGATAGCTGCCGATGAAGGCTCTGAGATTATCTATGGGCACAAAGCCACATCAAAAGAAGAGCTCAGAGAAAAGATTGAACAAAAAGACTGGGATAATTTGTTGCAAAAGGTTCCTGTTAAGGCAGGGGATTTCTTTTATGTACCGAGCGGGACTATGCACGCTATTGGTAAGGGGATCATGATTTTGGAGACCCAGCAATCGAGCGATACGACTTATCGTGTCTATGATTTTGACAGAAAGGACGATGCGGGTAATCTCAGGGAATTGCATTTGGAGAAATCCATTGATGTGACCACTATTGGTGAACCTGCAAATAGTCGTCCGGTGACTCTATGTGTGGATGATTTGCGCTCAACTGTGCTTGTAGCAAATAGCTTTTTTACCGTTTACAAGTGGGAATTAACCGGAGAAGTTGAGATGAAGCAAACAGCTGACTACTATCTAGTTAGTGTCTTGGCTGGTCAAGGGGAAATTGTGATTGACCAGACTTCTTATGAAATTAGAAAAGGTGATCATTTTATCTTGCCAAATGATGTTCGCAGTTGGCAGTTTAAGGGAGAAGATTTAGAAATCATTGCAAGTCACCCTTAA